One part of the Gopherus evgoodei ecotype Sinaloan lineage unplaced genomic scaffold, rGopEvg1_v1.p scaffold_52_arrow_ctg1, whole genome shotgun sequence genome encodes these proteins:
- the LBX2 gene encoding transcription factor LBX2 produces the protein MTSAKEGKVAAPLLYPASQERRRSPLDQLPPPANSNKPLTPFSIEDILSKPSVRKAPAGPCSPSPRLLDKAGCSGAPRSGMPAPSSPLCALEELASKTFQGLEVNVLQAAEGRDPLGAFGPRPASRKRRKSRTAFTNQQLYALEKRFLFQKYLAPADRDHLAQQLGLSNAQVITWFQNRRAKLKRDLEEMKADVESLKKLPPAALESLAGLAEPPGPEPCSEEEIEVDD, from the exons ATGACCTCCGCCAAGGAAGGGAAGGTGGCGGCCCCCCTCTTGTACCCCGCCAGCCAGGAGAGGCGGAGGAGCCCGCTGGACCAGCTGCCGCCCCCGGCCAACTCCAACAAGCCGCTGACCCCGTTCAGCATCGAGGACATCCTGAGCAAGCCGTCGGTGCGGAAAGCGCCCGCCGGGCCCTGCTCCCCCTCGCCTCGGCTGCTGGACAAAGCGGGCTGCTCCGGAGCGCCCCGGAGCGGCATGCCTGCCCCGTCCTCCCCGCTCTGCGCCCTGGAGGAGCTGGCCAGCAAAACTTTCCAGGGGCTGGAGGTGAACGTGCTGCAGGCTGCGGAAG GTCGCGACCCGCTGGGCGCCTTCGGACCGCGGCCGGCCAGCAGGAAGCGGCGGAAGTCGCGCACGGCCTTCACCAACCAGCAGCTCTACGCGCTGGAGAAGCGCTTCCTCTTCCAGAAGTACCTGGCGCCGGCCGACCGCGACCACCTGGCGCAGCAGCTGGGCCTGAGCAACGCGCAGGTCATCACCTGGTTCCAGAACCGCCGCGCCAAGCTCAAGCGGGACCTGGAGGAGATGAAGGCCGACGTGGAGTCGCTCAAGAAGCTGCCGCCGGCCGCCCTAGAGAGCCTGGCGGGCCTGGCCGAGCCCCCGGGCCCCGAGCCCTGCTCCGAGGAGGAGATCGAGGTGGACGACTAG